In Zingiber officinale cultivar Zhangliang chromosome 1A, Zo_v1.1, whole genome shotgun sequence, a genomic segment contains:
- the LOC122038779 gene encoding transcription factor MYB78-like, with translation MESEVMNVRRGPWTLEEDLLLINNVASHGEGRWNSLASVAGLLRTGKSCRLRWLNYLRPDVRRGNITPEEQLLILDLHSRWGNRWSKIAQYLPGRTDNEIKNYWRTRVQKHAKLLNCDANSKQFEEIVRHVWMPHLFQRIHRAALAGGNSTAVAAACGGGPVPMNPCDDRRTAEAGSGLSSPVKSSAAVEESLELSPLLASEDLWRPLDSWELDQSIWDENSWNMEEYSWLQQLEL, from the exons ATGGAGAGTGAGGTGATGAACGTTAGAAGGGGGCCTTGGACTCTGGAGGAGGACCTTCTTCTGATCAACAATGTCGCTTCCCATGGAGAAGGGCGATGGAACTCACTCGCCAGCGTTGCAG GGCTGCTAAGAACAGGGAAGAGCTGTCGCCTCCGGTGGCTCAACTATCTCCGGCCCGACGTCCGGCGAGGCAACATCACTCCGGAAGAGCAACTCCTCATCCTCGATCTCCATTCTCGTTGGGGGAACCG gtggtcgaagattgCTCAGTACTTGCCGGGCAGGACCGACAACGAGATCAAGAACTACTGGAGGACTAGGGTGCAGAAGCACGCGAAGCTACTCAACTGCGACGCCAACAGCAAGCAGTTCGAGGAAATCGTGCGGCACGTGTGGATGCCGCATCTCTTCCAGAGAATTCACCGAGCCGCTTTGGCCGGCGGCAACTCGACGGCAGTGGCCGCCGCTTGCGGCGGCGGACCAGTTCCGATGAATCCCTGCGACGACCGAAGGACGGCGGAGGCCGGCTCAGGGCTTTCCTCCCCGGTGAAGTCTAGCGCGGCCGTCGAAGAGTCGCTGGAGCTCTCCCCGCTGCTGGCCTCCGAGGACCTGTGGAGGCCACTGGATTCGTGGGAACTGGACCAGAGCATTTGGGACGAGAACTCGTGGAACATGGAAGAGTACTCGTGGCTGCAACAACTCGAACTGTAA
- the LOC122038780 gene encoding E3 ubiquitin-protein ligase hel2-like, translated as MDDSCAVCADPLEWVAYGPCGHREVCSTCVVRLRFVLGDRRCCICKTECPIIFVTKALGDYTRVVADFSVFLTGATEGKTGQYWYHEDTQAYFDDADHYKMIKAMCRLSCSICDNNSESQGGESTKRRTRFRSIEQLNGHLRHQHNLFMCNLCLEGRKVFICEQKLYTRSQLNQHKSTGDSEVDGTESERGGFMGHPMCEFCRNRFYGDNELYMHMSTEHYTCHICQRQHPGQYDYFRDYNDLEMHFRQEHFLCENEACLEKKFIVFQTEAEMKRHNALEHGGNMSRSMRNAALRIPTSFRYRRNEQEQRRGRGRGFRQNSSGDQLTMAIQASLETAADADGRFQDSSFGAHSDSGNRRMRRVDTGTGSSEVSTVHEGPEGPLNQSTRTTPILEESSFPPLSDRELPEPSSRYAQALSQSSRNPAKLREESFPPLPGVTNKAKPSHGSEGLSTNTLAARLQRKRDSVVINSAPARPLEYHEMFPSASQLRTTPNHGITASTFSSSQPRAPTRENLFISPSPASSSVNSDAANRMKHSASVPNLASGSFSSQAVPIVKREESSTSSNQSHTSTNDVYAVNKSMVEQIRASLGMDEDKYSAFKSISLEYRQDLINTLEYLSYVEQFGLSHLVLELAHLCPDAQKQKELIDAYNLNLRNKTLRENAGISDGRKGKGKTSARAISKANNKLSDNFLDTVKKLQLNQKAQEEEVLHKDGYQASKDQPRSSGVANSGAIDVNFIETSVDREPQFVTGMTKQNLADGGSSKQRKKTSKFNRVRLGDGSAAALFDPSRRDAIPEPQENRNADGSSETQPVRGVWRSGGAQRLFANSSKNA; from the exons ATGGACGATAGCTGTGCGGTTTGCGCCGATCCCCTCGAGTGGGTTGCCTACGGGCCATGTGGCCACCGGGAGGTCTGCTCCACCTGTGTCGTGCGCCTCCGATTCGTGCTCGGCGATCGCCGTTGTTGTATCTGCAAGACCGAGTGCCCAATTATCTTTGTCACCAAG GCTCTTGGAGATTATACTAGAGTGGTAGCTGATTTTTCAGTTTTCTTAACTGGAGCAACTGAAGGGAAAACTGGACAATATTGGTACCATGAAGACACGCAAGCTTACTTTGACGATGCTGACCATTACAAGATGATAAAAGCAATGTGTCGGCTTTCCTGTAGCATCTGTGACAATAATTCTGAGAGTCAAGGTGGCGAGAGCACAAAGAGGAGGACAAGATTTAGGAGCATAGAACAATTAAATGGTCATTTGAGGCATCAGCACAACTTATTCATGTGCAATCTATGCTTGGAAGGAAGAAAG GTATTTATTTGCGAACAAAAGCTATACACAAGATCACAACTAAATCAACACAAGAGCACTGGGGACTCTGAGGTAGATGGCACTGAGAGTGAACGCGGTGGGTTTATGGGGCACCCCATGTGCGAGTTTTGCAGAAATCGATTCTATGGAGATAATGAACTTTATATGCACATGTCAACAGAACACTATACCTGCCATATATGTCAACG ACAACATCCAGGACAATATGATTATTTCAGAGATTATAATGACTTGGAG ATGCATTTCCGCCAGGAGCATTTCCTCTGTGAAAATGAGGCATGTTTAGAAAAGAAGTTCATTGTTTTTCAAACTGAAGCAGAGATGAAG AGGCATAATGCTCTTGAGCATGGGGGGAACATGTCGCGTTCAATGCGAAATGCTGCACTTAGG ATACCAACAAGCTTCAGGTATCGGAGGAATGAACAAGAGCAGCGCCGAGGAAGAGGTCGTGGATTCCGCCAAAATTCTTCTGGTGATCAGCTGACTATGGCAATACAAGCTAGCCTTGAAACAGCAGCAGATGCTGATGGTAGATTTCAGGATTCTTCTTTTGGTGCTCATTCAGACAGTGGGAATAGGAGGATGAGGCGTGTCGATACAGGTACTGGTTCATCAGAGGTCTCAACTGTCCATGAAGGTCCAGAAGGACCTTTGAACCAAAGCACTAGGACAACTCCGATACTAGAAGAATCCTCCTTCCCTCCTCTTTCTGATAGAGAACTACCAGAGCCATCTTCTAGATATGCTCAGGCTCTTAGTCAAAGTTCCAGAAATCCTGCCAAACTTAGGGAAGAATCATTTCCTCCTCTACCTGGTGTGACTAATAAGGCTAAGCCTTCTCATGGATCAGAAGGTTTGTCCACAAATACCCTTGCTGCCCGCCTCCAACGGAAGAGAGACTCTGTTGTGATTAACTCTGCTCCAGCAAGGCCACTAGAGTATCATGAGATGTTCCCATCTGCTTCTCAATTGAGGACCACTCCAAATCATGGCATCACAGCATCAACTTTCTCAAGTTCTCAACCACGAGCCCCTACAAGAGAAAACCTATTTATATCACCTTCACCTGCTAGTTCTTCTGTTAATTCAGACGCTGCTAATAGGATGAAGCATTCAGCATCAGTTCCCAACCTAGCCTCTGGGAGTTTTTCAAGCCAAGCTGTTCCTATTGTCAAGAGAGAGGAATCATCAACTTCAAGCAATCAATCTCATACTTCCACAAATGATGTTTATGCTGTTAACAAATCCATGGTAGAACAGATTCGAGCTAGCTTAGGTATGGACGAGGATAAATATAGTGCATTCAAAAGCATATCATTAGAGTATCGTCAAGATCTGATCAATACATTGGAGTATCTTTCTTATGTTGAGCAATTTGGCCTGTCACATCTTGTTCTTGAACTTGCTCATCTCTGTCCTGATGCTCAGAAGCAGAAGGAACTAATTGATGCTTATAATCTGAATTTACGGAACAAAACTCTGCGAGAAAATGCTGGCATTAGTGATGGTAGAAAAGGCAAGGGAAAAACTTCTGCCCGAGCTATAAGTAAGGCTAATAATAAATTATCTGATAACTTTTTGGACACAGTAAAGAAGCTACAATTGAATCAGAAGGCTCAAGAAGAAGAGGTACTTCATAAGGATGGCTACCAAGCTTCTAAGGATCAACCTCGTTCATCAGGAGTTGCCAACTCTGGCGCAATTGATGTGAATTTCATCGAAACTAGTGTCGACAGGGAACCACAATTTGTTACGGGCATGACAAAGCAGAATTTGGCTGATGGTGGGAGCAGTAAGCAACGCAAGAAGACATCAAAGTTTAATAGGGTACGCCTGGGCGATGGTTCAGCAGCTGCACTTTTTGATCCTTCTCGCAGGGATGCTATTCCTGAACCACAAGAGAACAGAAATGCTGATGGTTCTTCTGAAACCCAACCAGTCCGAGGTGTTTGGCGAAGTGGTGGTGCACAAAGACTTTTTGCTAACTCTAGCAAGAATGCCTGA
- the LOC122038782 gene encoding galactinol synthase 1-like encodes MAPQIVSKVVSGKGKKDESVARAYVTFLAGDGDYVKGVVGLAKGLRKVGSAYPLVVAMLPDVPESHRRLLAAQGCVLREIEPVYPPENQTQFAMAYYVINYSKLRIWEFVEYEKIMYLDADIQVYDNVDHLFDLPNGGFYAVMDCFCEKTWSHTPQYRIGYCQQCPDRVAWPAAELSPPPSLYFNAGMFVHEPSLATAESLIATVKITAPTPFAEQDFLNMFFKDVYQPIPLVYNLVMAMLWRHPENVELEKVKVVHYCAAGSKPWRYTGKEANMDREDIKMLVSKWWEVYNDESLDYKVPAIAAAPEEAMEAEEVKQPLMSAALSKAGEVKVIKAPSAA; translated from the exons ATGGCGCCGCAGATCGTTTCCAAGGTGGTCTCCGGGAAGGGAAAGAAGGATGAGTCGGTGGCGAGGGCGTACGTGACGTTCCTGGCAGGCGACGGCGACTACGTGAAGGGAGTGGTGGGGCTGGCGAAGGGGCTGAGGAAGGTGGGGTCCGCTTACCCTCTTGTGGTGGCGATGCTTCCCGATGTGCCTGAGAGCCACCGCCGTCTCCTCGCCGCCCAGGGCTGCGTCCTGCGTGAGATCGAGCCGGTGTACCCGCCGGAGAACCAGACGCAGTTCGCCATGGCCTACTACGTCATCAACTACTCCAAGCTTCGAATTTGGGAG ttCGTGGAGTACGAGAAGATTATGTACCTCGACGCCGATATCCAAGTATACGACAACGTCGACCACCTGTTCGACCTGCCGAACGGCGGCTTCTACGCCGTCATGGACTGCTTCTGCGAGAAGACGTGGAGCCACACGCCGCAGTACCGGATTGGGTACTGCCAACAGTGTCCGGACAGAGTAGCGTGGCCGGCGGCCGAGCTCAGCCCGCCGCCTTCGCTCTACTTCAACGCCGGCATGTTCGTGCACGAGCCCAGCCTTGCCACCGCCGAGTCCCTCATCGCCACCGTCAAGATCACCGCTCCCACCCCCTTCGCCGAGCAG GATTTCTTGAACATGTTCTTCAAGGACGTCTACCAGCCGATTCCTTTGGTCTACAACCTGGTCATGGCGATGCTGTGGAGGCACCCGGAGAACGTCGAGCTCGAGAAGGTGAAGGTGGTGCACTACTGCGCCGCG GGGTCGAAGCCATGGAGGTACACGGGGAAGGAGGCGAACATGGACAGAGAAGACATAAAGATGCTGGTATCCAAGTGGTGGGAGGTGTACAACGACGAGAGCCTCGACTACAAAGTTCCAGCCATCGCCGCCGCGCCGGAGGAGGCTATGGAAGCGGAGGAGGTGAAACAGCCGCTGATGTCGGCGGCGCTCTCGAAGGCCGGAGAGGTCAAGGTCATCAAGGCGCCGTCGGCGGCATGA
- the LOC122008534 gene encoding protein MIZU-KUSSEI 1-like translates to MDLISASSDSESNEAGALSLVQYLPLLRARSSRSPTRSLGLVKAAVDVVRSLFPSMQALLQPSCRWTLSPIVPARGLGYGVVSHGGRGRRGVVAGTFFGRRKGRVSFAVQVDSRSEPVLLLELAVTTCDLVKEMASGTVRILLECERAAQPDVAGDHKKQSNRVPKKQRPIWDEPLWTMYCNGHRCGYAVARQSNGFDLHVLSTVRAVSVGAGVLPSPPAATPLLPEPDASEPEKPPGGKASYGKEAELGEVVYMRAKFERVMGSKDSEAFYLINPDSARHDICGGPDLCIFLLRM, encoded by the coding sequence ATGGATCTAATCTCTGCTTCGTCGGATTCCGAGAGTAACGAAGCCGGTGCCCTGTCGCTGGTGCAGTACCTTCCGCTGCTCCGGGCGAGGTCTTCGAGGTCGCCGACTCGGTCGTTGGGTCTGGTGAAGGCTGCCGTCGACGTGGTCCGGTCGCTGTTCCCCAGCATGCAGGCCTTGCTCCAGCCCTCGTGCCGGTGGACCCTGTCGCCGATCGTGCCGGCGCGAGGGCTGGGATACGGGGTCGTCTCTCACGGCGGCCGCGGACGGAGAGGAGTGGTCGCCGGCACTTTCTTCGGACGCCGGAAAGGCCGCGTCAGCTTCGCCGTGCAGGTCGACTCCCGGTCCGAGCCGGTGCTGCTGCTCGAACTGGCCGTGACGACGTGCGACCTGGTCAAGGAGATGGCGTCCGGGACGGTTAGGATTCTCCTGGAATGCGAACGGGCCGCGCAGCCGGACGTCGCCGGAGATCACAAGAAACAAAGCAACCGTGTACCCAAGAAGCAGAGGCCGATATGGGACGAACCGCTGTGGACCATGTACTGCAACGGGCACCGGTGCGGCTACGCCGTGGCTCGCCAGAGCAACGGCTTCGACCTCCACGTGCTGAGCACGGTGCGGGCGGTGTCGGTGGGTGCGGGAGTTCTGCCGTCGCCGCCGGCGGCGACTCCTCTGCTACCCGAACCCGACGCCTCCGAGCCGGAGAAGCCCCCCGGCGGCAAGGCCAGCTACGGGAAGGAGGCGGAATTGGGGGAGGTGGTGTACATGAGAGCCAAGTTTGAGCGAGTTATGGGGAGCAAAGATTCGGAGGCCTTCTACTTGATCAATCCGGACTCAGCGAGGCACGACATTTGCGGCGGCCCTGACCTCTGCATCTTCCTCCTCAGGATGTAG
- the LOC122038781 gene encoding polygalacturonase At1g48100-like, with translation MELSKKLILLLSIVYIFFCTRVDSRAHYHKKKPPANPSIALPPAPAPAPLTKLGVHSVMSFGAVGDGVSDDTEAFKSAWDSACEEEEPAVIVAPRGYSFKIRSIIFAGPCRNGLVLQVDGTIMAPDGPGEWPQHYSLRQWLVFYRANGLALQGGGLIDGKGHKWWNLPCKPHRGKNHTTMPGPCDSPVAFRFFMSSNIKVHGIRVRNSPQFHFRFDNCRNVTVDSVSIRSPALSPNTDGIHVENSVDVNLRNSVISSGDDCVSIGAGSSNIHIRNITCGPSHGISIGSLGKQSSRACVRNITVKDCVIKHSDNGLRIKTWQGGSGSVSSVSFVNVLMEAVRNPIIINQYYCLVGVGGGACRNQTSAVFVSDVAYEGIKGSYDSRSPAVHFGCSDAVPCTNITLAEVELLPAQGEIIADPFCWNVYGVSRTLTIPPVACLLRGVPRSTMDIESSGCY, from the exons ATGGAGCTAAGCAAGAAGCTAATTTTGCTTCTTTCCATTGTCTATATTTTCTTCTGCACTCGTGTGGATTCAAGAGCTCATTACCACAAGAAGAAGCCTCCGGCGAATCCATCCATCGCTCTGCCTCCTGCTCCGGCACCGGCGCCTCTGACTAAACTCGGTGTTCACAGCGTCATGTCGTTTGGAGCGGTAGGCGACGGGGTTTCCGACGACACCGAAGCTTTCAAGAGCGCGTGGGACTCcgcctgcgaagaagaagagccgGCAGTCATCGTCGCTCCCCGCGGCTACTCCTTCAAGATCAGGTCGATCATTTTCGCAGGGCCTTGTCGAAACGGCCTCGTTCTTCAG GTTGATGGAACGATCATGGCTCCTGATGGACCGGGCGAGTGGCCTCAGCATTACAGCCTGCGGCAGTGGCTGGTGTTCTACAGAGCAAATGGCTTGGCACTGCAAGGTGGTGGACTGATCGATGGAAAAGGACACAAATGGTGGAATCTCCCCTGTAAACCACACAGA GGGAAAAACCACACCACGATGCCCGGACCTTGCGATAGTCCCGTC GCTTTTCGATTCTTCATGAGCTCGAATATTAAAGTGCATGGGATCAGAGTCAGGAACAGCCCCCAGTTCCATTTCCGGTTCGACAACTGCCGGAACGTCACCGTCGACTCCGTATCGATCCGATCGCCGGCGCTGAGCCCCAACACCGACGGCATTCACGTCGAGAACAGCGTCGACGTGAACTTACGCAATTCCGTGATCTCCAGCG GCGATGACTGCGTGTCGATCGGAGCAGGAAGCAGCAACATACACATCAGAAACATAACGTGCGGGCCGAGCCATGGCATAAGCATCGGAAGCCTGGGAAAGCAGAGCAGCAGAGCATGCGTGAGGAATATAACGGTGAAAGACTGCGTGATCAAGCACTCCGACAACGGTCTCCGGATCAAGACGTGGCAGGGCGGGTCGGGATCCGTCTCCTCCGTCAGCTTCGTCAACGTTCTCATGGAGGCGGTGAGGAACCCCATCATCATCAACCAGTACTACTGCCTCGTCGGCGTCGGAGGAGGAGCGTGCCGGAACCAGACGTCGGCGGTCTTCGTCTCCGACGTCGCGTACGAGGGGATCAAGGGGTCGTACGACAGCCGGAGCCCGGCGGTGCACTTCGGGTGCAGCGACGCGGTGCCCTGCACCAACATCACGCTGGCGGAGGTGGAGCTCCTGCCGGCGCAGGGGGAGATCATCGCCGATCCCTTCTGCTGGAACGTGTACGGGGTGTCGCGCACGCTGACGATACCGCCGGTGGCCTGCCTGCTGCGCGGCGTGCCGCGGTCCACCATGGACATCGAGTCGAGCGGCTGTTACTGA